The following is a genomic window from Bacteroidia bacterium.
CGGCGATCGCCGGAGGCATGTTTCGAGGAATCGGTGCTCCGTTTTTTACCGTGTGATCCGGCGGTACCGGGACGGCGCTTCGGGCCGCCGGAGGATTGCTTTCTGTGTTCGCTCATCGGGGCGCCTCATCGCCGGCATCGTCCGGCATATCGGTGTCGAAGGGGTTTTCATCACTGTCGTCTGTATCGTCGCGTCGTTCGTTCGTGTCGTCGTCCGGGAAATCCTCAAAGGTCTCGAAGGCGTCCTCATCCGCAGGCGATTCGCCCTCCGGAATTTCGTCCGAAGCATCGAACCCTGTTTCGTCAAATTCCGGAAGATTGCTCTCGATTTCCCTGAGGAAATCGTCCTCCGACGCAAAACCGACGGGATCCGCATCGAGTGACTCATCGTCGCTCGCCGTAAGGTCCTCATCGGTTTCCTCATCCTCTGCTTCCTGCTCGTCAGCGAAGGCAACATCTTCCTCATCGTCCGAGTCGTCATCCTCTTCGTCCTGCTCGTCGTCCGAGTGTTCGTCTTCCTCTTCCAGCTCGTCAACGAACTCTTCGTCATTGTCCGGCTCATCGTCCGAGTCGTCATCCTCTTCGTCCTGCTCGTCGTCCGAGTCTTCGTCTTCTTCATCCAGCTCGTCAACGAACTCTTCGTCATCGTCCGGCTCATCGTCCGAGTCGTCATCCTCTTCGTCCTGCTCGTCGTCCGAGTCTTCGTCTTCTTCATCCTGCTCGTCAACGAACTCTTCGTCATCGTCCTGCTCGTCGTCCGAGTCGTCATCCTCTTCGTCCTGCTCGTCGTCCGACTCTTCGTCTTCTTCATCCGACTCATTGTCCGGGGCGTGATTCTCTGCATCCGCTTCGTCATCGAAGTCTTCGTTTTCCTCATCATTCGACTCGTCGCCGACGGCTGCAGGTCCGGTCGCTGCGAAATCTTGTCCGATGCTCTCTTCTTCCTCCACCCAGACGGGCAGATCCTGTTCGATCTCACGGACATCGTCGGGGAGGTCGTCGGGGCCGGAAGAGGCGGTATCCGTCGGCAGCACATCGTCCGAATCCACATCGAGCATGACGCGAAGATTCGACGCCTCGTTTTCCCGGTTATCGGAGGATTCAGTATCGTCGGCGTCCCCTCCTTCTTCCGTGTCACTGCGCAGCCGGGCCGTGTCGAAGAGGCGCTCGAGATCCTGTGAGGACATTTTCGTCAGATTCATGGCCTGACCGGGATCCATTTCATCGATGGGATTGACGGCCAGCTCGTCTTCGGCGGAGAGCAGATCTTCGATCTCGCGCGGTTTTGGCAGGTCGCTGATGCTGCTGAGTCCGAAGTGCTTGAGAAAATTCTTTGTCGTGCCGTAGAGCAGCGGACGGCCGGGGCTGTCTTCACGGCCGACGATGGAAATGAGATTGCGTTCGAGCAGGGATTTCACGACATATTCGGCGTTGACGCCGCGAATGCCCTCGATGGCCGGCTTGCTGATCGGCTGTTTGAAGGCGATAATGGCGAGCGTCTCCAGCGCGGATTGCGTCAGGCGACGCCGCGAACGTTCGGCGAACAGCCGTCCGACCCAGGCGCCGTACTCTCCGGTAGTTTGAAACGCGAAGCCGCCGGATACCTCGATAATGCGGAACGCGCGTCCGGCTTCCTCGAACTCGCTGTTGAGCGTGTCGATGCATCGTTTCACGCGGGTGATGGTGAGACGGATGCCGCGGCGCCGCTTACCCGGACCTGCCTCCTCATCGCTTTCGTCCTGTTGGTCGGGCGCCAGCAATTCCTTGATCTGCTTGAACGTCAGCGGTTCGTCGGAGGCAAATATCAATGCTTCGAGAATGCCGCGCAGCTCGTCGTCGTCCGCCGGATCGACGGGTTCGTCCTCGCCGGCCGCATCTTCATCGGGGGCTTCCGAGGCGGCGGGGGCGCCTTCCTCGGTGCCGGGGGCGGAAGCGGCCTGACCGTCGCCTGCTTCGGGCCGCTCGTCGCTCTCCGCGGGGCGGTCCAAAGCGGAAGCGGTATCGTCGCGCATCCCGGACTGCTCGTTCATCGTTTCGCTGTCTGTCGCCATGTCGTCGCCGTCACGCTCCTCAATCGGAGTGGCTGTCGGGTTGTTCTGCATCGGGAGTAACCTGCTGCGTCTCTTCTTCTGTCTCGTTATAAAATATTTCTATGTCGTTGAACTGCGCGTGAATTTCCACGCGAATGCGCCGCGCCCGAATCAGTTCGAGCAGGGCGATGAAGGTCACGACAACCTGAATCTTCTCTGTCATTTCGCGCATGACTTCGAGGAAGTTGTAGCGATTGCGTTCGCCGAAGCGTTTCATGAGCCAGCCACCCTGCTCCTCGATGGACCATGGAATATTGCGGACTTCATGCACCGTTTTGACCGGGATGCTCGTCATGGCCTTCTGGAAGGCCCTGATGAGGTGATACATGGTCACATCTTCCAGGACGTCCTCATCCTCGCT
Proteins encoded in this region:
- the scpB gene encoding SMC-Scp complex subunit ScpB codes for the protein MQNNPTATPIEERDGDDMATDSETMNEQSGMRDDTASALDRPAESDERPEAGDGQAASAPGTEEGAPAASEAPDEDAAGEDEPVDPADDDELRGILEALIFASDEPLTFKQIKELLAPDQQDESDEEAGPGKRRRGIRLTITRVKRCIDTLNSEFEEAGRAFRIIEVSGGFAFQTTGEYGAWVGRLFAERSRRRLTQSALETLAIIAFKQPISKPAIEGIRGVNAEYVVKSLLERNLISIVGREDSPGRPLLYGTTKNFLKHFGLSSISDLPKPREIEDLLSAEDELAVNPIDEMDPGQAMNLTKMSSQDLERLFDTARLRSDTEEGGDADDTESSDNRENEASNLRVMLDVDSDDVLPTDTASSGPDDLPDDVREIEQDLPVWVEEEESIGQDFAATGPAAVGDESNDEENEDFDDEADAENHAPDNESDEEDEESDDEQDEEDDDSDDEQDDDEEFVDEQDEEDEDSDDEQDEEDDDSDDEPDDDEEFVDELDEEDEDSDDEQDEEDDDSDDEPDNDEEFVDELEEEDEHSDDEQDEEDDDSDDEEDVAFADEQEAEDEETDEDLTASDDESLDADPVGFASEDDFLREIESNLPEFDETGFDASDEIPEGESPADEDAFETFEDFPDDDTNERRDDTDDSDENPFDTDMPDDAGDEAPR